Proteins found in one Nostoc sp. NIES-3756 genomic segment:
- a CDS encoding DNA topoisomerase I, whose amino-acid sequence MARKLIESLLGPEAEPEPELIPIPVNDRSRRR is encoded by the coding sequence TTGGCCCGCAAGCTTATCGAGTCTCTGCTAGGGCCAGAAGCAGAGCCGGAACCGGAACTGATTCCGATTCCTGTAAACGATCGCTCACGTCGTCGTTAG